CCAATAATCTTAAGAAATTCAACAAGATATAGCGGCTGTGTATTTCATTTTACATCatgtataaatgcaacatgtaacttTTCACATTTTATGAAAACTGAACCACATTTGTTTATAAAAATGCATGAACAATATGTTACAACTTTAGCATGATCAGCAAAACCACTAGGTTATGTTTTACACGTTATATACGTTTAGGACATTTTTATGTGTATAGGAAATGTAattaataaataatataaatcaattcgtaatatatatataatatatatatatatatatatatatatatatatatatagtccttAATTAGCCTAATTATCTAACATATATTATTTTTGTATATCAAATTGTTTTTGTTTATGTGGTCCTATGTCAAATAGTTTGTTCAATATTGTTTATCAGTAGCAAGTTCTAAGTGAGCCATTTGATTAATCTATAAGCTACTATTTCAACTTCGTTCCCCTTCTCGAATTTTTAAATGTTACTTTTTAAACTTTTACTGCTAACTTCTCATTAACAGTAGACTAATGAATCAATTAATGAATCAACCAATATTTCTAAGAAATTAAACAAGATATACTgtgtatttcattttaaatagTGTCAAAATTTGACATTTAACTTTTGACATTTTATGGAAACTGAACCACATTGGTTAATAAAAATTAATTAATAATATGTTGCAAATATAGCATGATCAGCCAATcaaaatcattagattatgtttcaCGTTTTAGTTTTATAGATAATATCTGATTACAATCTATTCATAATGTTTACAAATAATATGTTGGTAGTCTATCAAATCCTTTTTCGATGTtgtttacaagcatttcgctacacccgaaataacatctgctaaacatgtgtatgtgacaaataacatttgatttgatttgtttgtttgtcaaattgTTTGTTCAATCTTGATTTTCAATAGCAAGTTCGAGGAGGGCTATTTGATTCATCTATAGGCTACTGCCGGTATTTGTACTGTGAGTTCCTCGTTACCTCTTTTATATTTTTGGACTACCTACGAAACCTTTACTGCAAACTTGTTAGAGGACTGCTCATGGACATGCGGCAATGTTTTGCATTTTCTCAGTTTTCTTTATGAATACGTTTTTGCATTTCGTCAAGATTTTCAGAAATAGTTATTCCAGCCTTAAAAATAGCAACGTATTTCATCATATCAAGTCTAGACGCTACAACACGACTCATTAAAAAGCAAAGTAAAGAACAGATAACGTGGTTATGTGCGTTTGAACATTTATTCATAATTTAGAACAAGACAGATCATCGAGCACATGCTGCCAtatgtctggtctgatgatgcCCCATAGTTTATCTGTACTTTTCGGCCAGAGCCAGGGCCAGGGCGGCCAGGAACTTGTCCACGGACGCATGAACCTCTGGGGTGAAGTCGCGGCGAACAAAATGGCCAGCTCCACCAATATGTTGTGGGAGAGTCAGAATCTACAAGAGGAAATACATGGAAATTAGTTCGTATGCATCTTTAATGTAGGGTATTTTAGCCTATGTTGTCTATTTTACTGTAAAACGTAgcctactaaaatgtaaataaatattaTACTGTCCTCACTTGAAGTTGGCTGGGTCTATACGCAGCTGGAAGGCGTGCAGCTCGCTGAGGGTGAGGAGACCTGCGGTGAGGTCGTCGATCTTGGCCACGGCTTCCTGACCAGGGCAGAACCGGGGCTCAGGTCCGGCCAGTGGGAGAAGTATGTCTTGGTCTGGGGGTACACCACCAGCATTCTGCACGGGAGGAAAAATACATGTCGAGATTGAAGGCTAGCTAACACCAAATTGTATATTCTAAAACAACAATATAGCAGTTGGATAATTCCATTACCTAGAAAGAGCCTCGCATCCGAGATCCTCAGCCTTGCCGGACACCTTGGCCCAGAAGGCCCTGACCACTGCCTTGTTCTTAGCGGTGAGACTCATTGTTGTCTTTAGAGAGGATACTGAAGTAAAAGTTCAGCGATGAGCTGTTACAAAACGAACGCTTTTATATTAAACAAGCCGCATGGCACACCCGAGACCCACCTCCAAGATACGTGCCAACTTCAACGTATTccattttttttgttgaaatTGGAGTATTGCCAATTTTCCTAGATAAGAAGTTGAAACACAAATGACTCGTTTTTAAAACGTAAGGTTTAACATGTTCAAGACACTTACACATTGAGATGTACGGGGATGGGCCTCGTTTCCCAGGTGCGATGTAATTTAAGCATTACGATGATCCCACCAGATGCTTCCTTATTTACGAGCCAACTTTATAAGAGTGTGTTGTTTCCCAAATAAGCACATAGAGAGAATGTTCGCTAAGTGCGTCGATGCTGATATAATACAAAGATAAGCAgcgctgctctcggatcagctCTCTCACCTTAACATAAGAATTATTCCACAATAATACTGACCACGGATCAGCACCTAGAGACAAATTGCCATCTATGGCTGCAAATAGGCTATTTAGCCTATGCTTTCCCAAAAATAATGCACTAAATTACATATTGGGCGCATCATTCCTCACATGTTGTCACACatcatgaaacacactgagacaaaaATGACCTAGTTGCAAAATATAACTCAATTGACTGAAGATGAAATTGATTTCAATATGATTTAAATAGCCTACACAGGCCCATGTAGCCTATGTATCTTTCAATGCAGTCATCTCGATTTTATCCTTCActtgtttgtaacaattgcaAATACTTTGGCAACTTCGTATTTTTTGTCGACTTCGTTCTGCAGTTACCGgcagtcacagtcagacagatagccTAAACATATTGATTCTACGTTTAGCGGAGATTTGGAAATAAAGTGACCGGGAAGTGCAAAAAAGTATCAGGCTCACTCGTAGATATGCTGTTTTCAAGAGCCACGTTACTGACGAAGGCTCTGGGAATCACCTCGGCTATTAAAGATAAACCGCAAGAAGGTTCTAACGATAATCTTAACGCTAAGAAGGCTCTATGAAACAAGACCCTCCAAATTACCCATAATTGGGGACAGGCTTATGGGGCCAATGTATGACAGAGATTTCATTTGGTATATGTCTTATTTATTTGATGCGTAATTATCGTAAACAATGGGTAATAATTGGAATAAGAATTTTGTATGATTTTATATGAGCGAGACTGATTTAGATTGACTAAAGTGAATAAATTGATTTCTAATCCTGACCCCGcaattaattaatatcaaaaaaTGATTTACTGACTGGTGGTTATAGTAGTTCACGAAGCTAGCACTGAATAATATACAACTACTGTTatctacaggctgtatcacatccggcggtgattgtcccatagggcggtccacagttggcccagcatcgtccgggtttggccgggataggccgtcattgtaaataagaatttgttcttaactgagttgcatagttaaataaaggttaaaaaacgtCTTGATGGTGCTTTTATAAGGTACTAATGAAAGAGACACATATTGCCGGTGTGAAACTTTTCCATACGTCGACCTCAGTTGCCGTTTGGGCATTTGGCAGAACTATGATGATTTGCTGTTGGTCGATAAGACCAGCTGGCAGGCAAGGAATGGTAGATTACCATTAACGTTTTGCGGACATTTAATGTCGTTTTTGGCATGAATCCTCCAACTTTGATTCGTCCACTTGGTCGGAGGGATTCAATAGAAATGAAAACGCCCCAGTGCCGGACACTGACAGATCTCACAGATCAGAGGACACATAACAAATTCAACATGGTTGACTGGACAGCTGAAAAGTGGAAGCTCATCATAGAGACCTGGGACAAAATCAACGTCAAAGTGGTCGGACCCCATCCTTTGAGAAGGTCGGCTTATAATAATGCAAGGAAATAAATAATATTGATAATATATCATTTGACTGTTCTAGTCTTGTTTTAGATGTGTGTGCAATTCTATGGATTTATTGAATTAAATTGAttcatttatatttacatttacattacatttaagtcatttagcagacgctcttatccagagcgacttacaaaatggtgcattcaccttataatatccagtggaacaaccactttacaatagtgcatctaaatattttaaggggggggggggttagaaggattactttatcctatcctaggtattccttaaagaggtggggtttcaggtgtctccggaaggtggtgattgactccgctgtcctggcgtcgtgagggagcttgttccaccattggggtgccagagcagcgaacagttttgactgggctgagcgggaactgtgcttcctcagaggtaggggggccagcaggtttgggtgtagggcctgatcagagcctgaaggtatggaggtgccgttcccttcacagctccgtaggcaagcaccatggtcttgtagcggatgcgagcttcaactggaagccagcggagagagcggaggagcggggtgacgtgagagaacttgggaaggttgaacaccagacgggctgcggcgttctggatgagttgtaggggtttaatggcacaggcagggagcccattATATGATGCATCTCATAATGTAATGTGTATTTTCCAGGTGTCTTATTGTATATCCATGGACTCAGAGATACTTTGGTACCTTTGGAGACTTAAACAGCACAGAGGTTATCATGGGCAATAAAAAATTGCCAACGGTCTCGAGCGAGCTATGTAGAATATGGATAACATCAAGAACACCTACGCCGAGCTGAGCGTTCTGCACTCTGAGAAACTTCATGTGGATCCCGACAACTTCAGGGAAAGATTTTGGAGTTGAAAAGACGTGTAATGTGAGTACTAATGGTGAGTACTAATGGGCGTGCCTAAAACAAATTAACAATACGTTTTACCTAATTGATTTACATCCAAGAGAATACTGCTGTTGCAAATAAATGACTAACGTTTCAATAGTTTCCTTCTCCCAGCTGCTGGGCGACTGCCTCTCCATTGTTTTGGCCTGCCAGATGGGGCGCGCCTTCACGCCAGACGTCCAAGCGGCCTGGCAGAGGTTCCTGACCGTGGTCGTCTCTGCGCTGGGCAgacagtaccactagagacaagTTCTATTGTGGAATAcacatatatattttattatagaaGACATTTTGTATGAATAATAAAATATATTGTTATGCACACGTCCATGCTCTTCACTTTATTCTGTTTGAGGGGACAGTAAAATGGGGTCATTAGAAAATGTAGCCAAGCCTACTTTAACTCTTATGTCGTTGGCCTAAGTGAGATTGAGAAACCTCTCTTTGACGCTGGGGTCACGAGAGAGAGTAGATTTGGTAAAATATCACATGTTGCAACGAGCTCTTATCAACGGAATAATCAGTATATTCCTCGGTATTATGTTATTTTAGTAATTATATCAAAACATTCCTTGTTTTCTAATACACTACCGTAGGAAAAGTAACGTAGTCTATCAGAAAATATGTTGCCCAGGTTAACTTTTACATGCCTCAGGTAGGCGGAATTTGCATAAACAAtaaacagtcaaaagtttggacacacctactcattcaagagtttttctttatttgacctATTttctacatcaaaactatgaaataacacacatggaatcatgtagtaacaaaaaaggtgttattaagcaaatcaaaatatatttaagatttttgattcttcaaagagccacgtttgccttgatgacaggtttcaacactcttggcattctctcaaccagcttcacctgtaatgcttttccaacagtcttgaaggagttctcacatatgctgagcacttgttggctgcttttccttcactctgccatccaactcatcccaaaccatctcaattgatttgaggttgggtgattgtggaggccaagtcatctgatgcagcactccatcactctccttcttggacaaatagcccttacacagcctgaaggtgtgttgggtcattgttctgttgaaaaacaaatgatagtcccactaagcgcaaactagatgggatggagtaacgctgcagaatgctgtggtagccatgctggataagtgtgccttgaattctaaataaatcactgacattgtcaccagcaaagcacacccaaaccatcacacctcattttttacattttacattttagtcatttagcagacgctcttatccagagtgacttacagtagtgaatgcatacatttcatttcatacattttttttcttctttttttcctgtgctggccccccgtgggaattgaacccacaaccctggcgttgcaaacaccatgctctaccaactgagctacagggaaatgctaacctcctcctccatacttcatggtgggaaccacgtctcacaaagacatggaggttggaaccaaaaatctacaattttgactcatcagaccaaaggacagatttccacggtctaatgtccattactctgTTTCTTGGCCCACTcatgtctcttcttcttattagtgtccttaatacgtagtggtttccttgcagcaattcaaccatgaaggcctgattcatgcagtgtcCTCAGgaacagttcatgttgagatgtctgttgatttgtttaacacttttttggttactacatgattcattcgtgttatttcatagttttgatgtctttaccattattctacaactgtcacgccctgatctgtctcacctgttcttgtgattgtctccaccacctccaggtgtcgcttattttccccagtgtatttatccatgtgtttcctgtctcgctgtgacagttcgtcttgtatgttttcaagtcaaccagcgtgtttttcccgtgctcctgttttctattctctttttctaGTCTCCCAGGTTTTGACCCTTGCTTGTTTTTCTGGACTCCGTACCCGCCAGCctgacccttctgcctgccctgacatcgAGCCTGTCTGACCCTTCTGTCTGACCTGACATCGAGCCTGTctgacccttctgcctgccctgacatcgAGCCTGTctgacccttctgcctgccctgacatcgAGCCTGTctgacccttctgcctgccctgacatcgAGCCTGTCTGAcccttctgcctgtcctgacatCGAGCCTGTctgacccttctgcctgccctgacatcgAGCCTGTctgacccttctgcctgccctgacatcgAGCCTGTctgacccttctgcctgccctgacatcgAGCCTGTctgacccttctgcctgccctgacatcgAGCCTGTctgacccttctgcctgccctgacatcgAGCCTGTCTGAcccttctgcctgtcctgacatCGAGCCTGTCTGAccctctgtacctcctggactctgatctggttttgaccttttgcctgtccacgaccattctcttgcctactccttttggattataAATAAACTACaaagactctaaccatctgcctcctgtgtctgcatcggggtgtcgccttgtgcccttataacaACGTACAAAATaggagaaaataaagaaaaaccctggaatgagtaagtgtgtccatacttttgactggtactgtagctgaACGTTGGCATTCAAAATGGGTTTGAAGAGCAACGTGCTTAATGTTCGGAAAAGCACCTGAATTACGCAACGGCACTATTTAAACAAGACGACCCAAGAGGACTTTAACATTATTATAACATCATTACAACACATTAGGAAGTGTGTAGCGTTATCATTAGGCATGGTGCTGGAGCCATGCAAATCCTATCAGTAGGCCTGTAATGTTTTCAATACAAATGCAGATATAGGCTATTTTACTAGTTACATTTGGTGACGAAATAGGCTAATCGCGTTATGCTATGGGATAGGAAATAAAAAGGGTAAAAAATATTGGGAACATGACAATCATTGGCTCACCTTTCCTCGTTATCTCTCTGGTCGAGAGAAGTGGAGGTGCCGAGGTCAGAGTAGCCTTCACAGTAGTTTCACCAGTGCCACCCTTTCAAAAGCAAGTGAGATATACTTCAATTATACATGTATCATGCTTACCCAAACAATCAATATTATTCTTGACAAAACGTATGACTCCGATTTTGTCCACGCACCTAACAAATGGTGACATGCTCTCTATAAGCTGCTACTGTAACATCAGACTAGATATTGGTGAACAAAGCCTATGCCGGATATACCCTCATGCAAAGCACACACATATGCATTTACCTATTTTTAGGGAAATCTGAGTGACATCGCACGACGTGGTAAGGACTATAGAGATTCAGCAGCATGTGACTTGAACGACAGACCTGGCCTAACCGTAACTATTCACCTACTGAGAAAATGTATATCAATCAACCTTCAACACACCTTACCGGAAGGGGGTGCTGTGTCATTGTTGCCTTGCTGTTGCAGAGATAAGAACGCAATCTTGGCACTCAACCTTTGCCAAAGAGATGTCCATTATCATTTGTTTGGTACCACCCTTGACAAAACAGGGTCAGATTAATAAGAAGTACCTTCTGTACATTTTGGTCATTGGAGTAGGTCTATTTACTGAATGAATTAATTAATGTATTATCCAATTATTTAATTAATGATTACATAAACGAATTAATCAATGAATGAGTCAATAAAACAAATGAACGCCTAAATAGCCAAAATAATAGCAATCAGACATATTCCAAAGACCATTCCTTGTGCATAAAACGTCCAGCTTACAGTATTCATTATATTAGAAGAAGCATGAAAGACAGTGTTGCATCATGCATAATGTAGCCTTTAGATTCATGACAGTTTGAAGCATGATTGTTCCGTTTTCCAGCACTATCTTCATGACacttacacatactgtatatccgTGCGTAAAGGGTAACATTTGTGATTGATCATAATGAAATAGCAATCTATTGATGGTACATAACGAATGGTTATCACCAAACTCTACATTGTGTACGTCCAATGACTTCCAGTTGAAGGTGGAGCTAAGCCAAAGAGATCTTTAGAGACCGTATAAATACTCCCAGTGCCCCTCTTATGGTATCTTGTGTCATAGAAACCGTTAGAATGAGTCTCACAGCCAAGGACAAACAGATCGTGACAGCCTTTTTTGGAAAGGTGGCTGGCAAAGCAGAGGACATCGGAAATGAGGCTCTCTCTAGGTAACGACATCTTTATATATTGAACAGATTGTTTTGTAACAGAGTTATGCGGTACATTTACGCACGTTAAATCATAATACATAATCACATGTTTTTATTTCCAGGACCCTGGTGGTGTACCCCCAGACCAAGACCTACTTCTCCCACTGGACGGACCTGAGCCCCGGCTCTGCACCAGTCAAGAAGCACGGTCTGACCGTCATGGGAGGCGTCCTGGATGCCGTGACCAAGATCGACGACCTGGCCAGTGGTCTTCTGACCCTCAGCGAGCTTCACGCCTTCACGCTGCGTGTGGATCCCGCCAACTTCAAGGTGACAAAATAACTCACTGAATCAGTAAAACGATTCACCCTTTCTCAAAATATCACAGCGGCAACCGTGTCCAAATTTGAGTCCTatgtatgtattttgtgaaggttCCAATTGAATCTTCAGAAACACTATATTTCGCATATGGACTAGGCCTAAAACGCTTGATAATAATAACTCTATTCCCTCTACATCTACAGATCATCAACCACAACATCCTGGTGGTGCTGGCCATGATGTTCCCTGACGACTTTACCCCTGAGGTGCACTTGTCTGTGGACAAGTTCCTCGCCAAGTTGGCCCTGGCGCTTTCTGAGAAGTATCGTTAAAAGGCGAGAAAATAAATCCTCTCGGTTTTCTGTGTTGATCATACATTTGCACGTGTTGTATGATATGAATCATGGAATAAAAATACCCCCATCAACTGTTTATCGTGATCGTTTTTATTTAAAGGGACAGCGGATTTTGCAATGTAAACAATTGTGTGGCGAAAACAGCCAGGCTTAGCATTATGCATGAATTAAACATGACAcaaaggaacagggttggagagccctgagagccctgttatgtgccttttatgCTCATTCGTTAATGATCATTATTTATTACCATTTGTAAAATTATTTAAGTGGCGTTGGTGGAAATGTGGACAGTTTAATATCCCTGTGACTGCCAATGTATAGACAAATAATTAACACTTTGGTTTTCAGAAAGTCAAATTAAGAAAAAAGTTCTGCCAAAAGCCGATCAAGAAAATATGTTGCCTGCCTTTTATTTTGGCCTAATAAAACATGCATTTTagttgttttaaaaaatatatatattttccttttATTAATCTACATTTTATGATAAAGCATGTTTTCATTCACAATAAAAAAAGATATAGTATTTTATTGAATAATATGACTTAAAATTACGATATCAAGATGTGTGTGCCTATGTTTTTTCAAGCAAGTGCAAGTTTGAGCAAATATTGAAATAATGATTGGTGTATGAAGTTGTATAATATTAAATGGTGCAAACTAACCTATATCTATAAATTACCTATTGTAGTTCTCTATAAGAGCTGGGCCATTCTCATGTAAAGTTTGGGTGAGAAATCTGATCCAAGACCAGTGCTTC
Above is a window of Salmo salar chromosome ssa03, Ssal_v3.1, whole genome shotgun sequence DNA encoding:
- the LOC106601061 gene encoding hemoglobin embryonic subunit alpha-like → MVSCVIETVRMSLTAKDKQIVTAFFGKVAGKAEDIGNEALSRTLVVYPQTKTYFSHWTDLSPGSAPVKKHGLTVMGGVLDAVTKIDDLASGLLTLSELHAFTLRVDPANFKIINHNILVVLAMMFPDDFTPEVHLSVDKFLAKLALALSEKYR